Proteins from a genomic interval of Salinarchaeum sp. Harcht-Bsk1:
- a CDS encoding thrombospondin type 3 repeat-containing protein has protein sequence MASIPRRSLLVAIAIVPIAFLAILGGTNVVALDDDGAPAAAEVWGGSDPFVTDTDGDGLDDATEYDIGTDPRVADTDGDGVEDGRERQLGTDPTRADTDDDGLPDGSEVAIGTDPFLADTDGDGLPDGAEVDGATRDGVSLPDADPLRMTLYVRIDHAEGAAPVSAADAERLAAHFAAMPIENPDGSTGVDLQVQRGDRLKVGPYTGENFDALAAASERVRGDRSRVARGILVVPFESDLASVGYGRTPGRFLVVDAGASADDRESIAVHELLHNVLGELDASPGRCEADPAHYCDGGWLEPSLGDGFERTLPQPVAEQVEDDGFQG, from the coding sequence GTGGCATCCATCCCGAGGCGCTCGCTGCTGGTCGCGATCGCGATCGTGCCGATCGCGTTCCTGGCAATCCTCGGCGGCACGAACGTCGTCGCCCTCGACGACGACGGCGCACCGGCAGCGGCAGAAGTGTGGGGTGGCTCCGATCCCTTCGTCACCGACACCGACGGCGACGGGCTCGACGACGCCACCGAGTACGACATCGGAACGGATCCGCGGGTCGCGGACACCGACGGCGATGGCGTCGAGGACGGGCGGGAGAGACAGCTCGGAACGGACCCGACTCGGGCCGACACGGACGACGACGGCCTGCCCGACGGCAGCGAGGTCGCCATTGGCACTGACCCGTTCCTCGCCGACACCGACGGGGATGGACTCCCCGACGGCGCGGAGGTCGACGGGGCGACCCGCGACGGCGTCTCGCTACCCGACGCCGATCCGCTCAGGATGACGCTCTACGTCCGGATCGATCACGCCGAGGGTGCAGCTCCCGTTAGCGCCGCCGACGCCGAGCGGCTCGCGGCCCACTTCGCAGCGATGCCGATCGAGAATCCTGACGGCTCGACGGGCGTCGATCTCCAGGTCCAGCGCGGCGATCGGCTCAAGGTCGGACCCTACACCGGCGAGAACTTCGACGCGCTGGCGGCGGCGTCCGAGCGGGTCCGAGGCGATCGCAGCCGAGTCGCTCGCGGTATCCTCGTCGTCCCGTTCGAGAGCGACCTCGCCTCCGTCGGCTACGGGCGAACGCCGGGGCGGTTCCTGGTCGTCGACGCCGGGGCCTCCGCCGACGATCGCGAGTCGATCGCCGTCCACGAGCTCCTCCACAACGTCCTGGGGGAGCTGGACGCATCACCCGGGCGCTGCGAGGCCGACCCCGCGCACTACTGCGACGGCGGCTGGCTCGAACCGTCGCTGGGCGACGGGTTCGAACGGACGCTCCCGCAACCGGTCGCGGAGCAGGTCGAGGACGACGGTTTCCAGGGCTGA
- the thpR gene encoding RNA 2',3'-cyclic phosphodiesterase has protein sequence MRLFVSVDLPEDLADAVADVQEPFGEASGVRLIDPEQAHVTLKFLGDVPETTAGDDPDLDATVDAIAAGVADADVGSFEVGVRGLGAFPSPEYIRVLWVGIDEGAGELLALQRAIEERTVGLGFDPEEHEFTPHVTIGRMDHAGGKGHVQSVLEERSPDVGTFEVDAVTLTESTLEDDGPVYETVESFPL, from the coding sequence ATGCGACTGTTCGTCAGCGTCGACCTTCCCGAGGACCTCGCGGACGCCGTCGCAGACGTGCAGGAGCCGTTCGGCGAGGCCAGCGGGGTGCGGCTCATTGATCCCGAGCAGGCCCACGTCACGCTGAAATTTCTCGGGGACGTGCCGGAGACGACGGCCGGCGACGACCCGGACCTCGACGCGACGGTCGACGCGATCGCGGCTGGCGTGGCCGACGCCGACGTCGGATCCTTCGAGGTCGGGGTGCGAGGACTCGGCGCCTTTCCCTCGCCGGAGTACATCAGAGTGCTCTGGGTCGGGATCGACGAGGGCGCGGGCGAGCTGTTGGCGCTTCAGCGAGCCATCGAGGAGCGAACCGTCGGGCTCGGCTTCGATCCCGAGGAGCACGAGTTCACGCCCCACGTGACGATCGGGCGGATGGACCACGCGGGCGGCAAGGGACACGTCCAGTCCGTGCTCGAAGAACGATCGCCCGACGTCGGGACGTTCGAGGTCGACGCGGTCACCCTGACGGAGTCCACGCTCGAGGACGACGGACCGGTCTACGAGACGGTCGAGTCGTTCCCGCTGTGA